From a region of the Streptomyces caniferus genome:
- the dnaE gene encoding DNA polymerase III subunit alpha: MAASSRPPFTHLHVHTQYSLLDGAARLSDMFKACNEMDMTHIAMSDHGNLHGAYDFFHSAKKAGVTPIIGIEAYVAPESRRNKRKVQWGQPHQKRDDVSGSGGYTHKTIWAANKTGLHNLFRLSSDAYAEGWLTKWPRMDKETIAQWSEGLIASTGCPSGELQTRLRLGQFDEALKSASEYQDIFGKDRYFLELMDHGIEIERRVRDGLLEIGKKLDIPPLVTNDSHYTYAHESTAHDALLCIQTGKNLSDPDRFRFDGTGYYLKSTDEMYAIDSSDAWQQGCANTFLVAEQIDTDGMFEKRDLMPKFDIPEGFTEVTWFQEEVRVGMQRRYPGGVPEDRQKQAEYEMDIIIQMGFPGYFLVVADFIMWAKNNGIAVGPGRGSAAGSIVAYAMGITDLDPITHGLIFERFLNPERVSMPDVDIDFDERRRVEVIRYVTEKYGSDKVAMIGTYGKIKAKNAIKDSARVLGYPYAMGDRLTKAMPADVLGKGIDLSGITDPQHPRYSEAGEIRGMYENEPDVKKVIDTAKGVEGLVRQMGVHAAGVIMSSEPIVDHAPLWTRHTDGVTITQWDYPQCESLGLLKMDFLGLRNLTIMDDAVKMVKANKGVDLEMLSVPLDDPKTFELLCRGDTLGVFQFDGGPMRSLLRLMKPDNFEDISAVSALYRPGPMGMDSHTNYALRKNGLQEITPIHPELEEPLKEVLGLTYGLIVYQEQVQKAAQIIAGYSLGEADILRRVMGKKKPEELAKNFVLFQEGARKNGFSDQAIQALWDVLVPFAGYAFNKAHSSAYGLVTYWTAYLKANYPAEYMSALLTSVRDDKDKSAVYLNECRRMGIKVLPPNVNESEANFAAQGDDVILFGLTAVRNVGQNVVDSIIRSRKAKGKYLSFPDYLDKVDAVVCNKRTTESLIKAGAFDEMGHTRKGLTAHYEPMIDNVVQVKRKEAEGQFDLFGGMGDDSADEGPGFGLDVEFSDIEWDKTYLLAQEREMLGLYVSDHPLFGLEHVLSDKADAAIAQLTGGDYSDGSIVTIGGIISGLQRKMTKQGNAWAIATVEDLAGSIDCMFFPATYQLVSTQLVEDTVVFVKGRLDKREDIPRLVAMEMMVPDLSEAGANAPVTITIPTVKVTPPMVEKLGEVLNSHRGATEVRIKLQGARKTTVLRLDRHRVTPDPSLFGDLKVLLGPSCLAG, from the coding sequence GTGGCAGCCTCGTCCAGGCCCCCCTTCACGCACCTGCATGTCCACACCCAGTACTCACTGCTGGACGGTGCGGCGCGGCTGTCGGACATGTTCAAGGCGTGCAACGAAATGGACATGACGCATATCGCCATGTCCGACCACGGCAACCTCCACGGCGCGTACGACTTCTTCCACTCGGCGAAGAAGGCCGGGGTGACGCCGATCATCGGCATCGAGGCGTATGTGGCGCCGGAGTCGCGGCGCAACAAGCGCAAGGTCCAGTGGGGCCAGCCGCACCAGAAGCGCGACGACGTCTCGGGCTCCGGTGGCTACACGCACAAGACGATCTGGGCGGCGAACAAGACCGGTCTGCACAACCTCTTCCGGCTGTCCTCGGACGCGTACGCCGAGGGCTGGCTGACGAAGTGGCCGCGGATGGACAAGGAGACCATCGCCCAGTGGTCCGAGGGCCTGATCGCCTCCACCGGCTGCCCCTCCGGTGAGCTGCAGACCCGGCTGCGGCTCGGCCAGTTCGACGAGGCGCTGAAGTCCGCGTCCGAGTACCAGGACATCTTCGGCAAGGACCGGTATTTCCTGGAGCTGATGGACCACGGCATCGAGATCGAGCGCCGGGTCCGCGACGGCCTCCTGGAGATCGGCAAGAAGCTCGACATCCCGCCGCTGGTCACCAACGACTCGCACTACACCTACGCCCACGAGTCCACGGCGCACGACGCGCTGCTGTGCATCCAGACCGGCAAGAACCTCTCCGACCCGGACCGCTTCCGCTTCGACGGCACCGGCTACTACCTCAAGTCCACGGACGAGATGTACGCCATCGACTCCTCGGACGCCTGGCAGCAGGGCTGCGCCAACACCTTCCTGGTGGCCGAGCAGATCGACACCGACGGGATGTTCGAGAAGCGCGACCTGATGCCGAAGTTCGACATCCCGGAGGGCTTCACCGAGGTCACCTGGTTCCAGGAGGAGGTCCGGGTCGGCATGCAGCGCCGCTACCCGGGCGGTGTCCCCGAGGACCGGCAGAAGCAGGCCGAGTACGAGATGGACATCATCATCCAGATGGGGTTCCCCGGCTACTTCCTCGTGGTCGCCGACTTCATCATGTGGGCCAAGAACAACGGCATCGCGGTCGGCCCCGGCCGAGGTTCCGCGGCCGGTTCGATCGTGGCGTACGCCATGGGCATCACCGACCTCGACCCGATCACGCACGGACTGATCTTCGAGCGGTTCCTCAACCCCGAGCGCGTCTCCATGCCCGATGTCGACATCGACTTCGACGAGCGCAGGCGCGTCGAAGTGATCCGGTATGTGACGGAGAAGTACGGCTCCGACAAGGTCGCCATGATCGGCACCTACGGCAAGATCAAGGCCAAGAACGCCATCAAGGACTCCGCGCGCGTCCTCGGCTACCCCTACGCCATGGGCGACCGCCTCACCAAGGCCATGCCCGCCGACGTCCTCGGCAAGGGCATCGACCTCAGCGGCATCACCGACCCCCAGCACCCGCGCTACAGCGAGGCGGGCGAGATCCGGGGGATGTACGAGAACGAACCGGACGTGAAGAAGGTCATCGACACCGCCAAGGGCGTCGAGGGCCTGGTCCGGCAGATGGGTGTGCACGCGGCCGGCGTGATCATGTCCAGTGAGCCCATCGTCGACCACGCCCCGCTCTGGACGCGGCACACCGACGGCGTGACCATCACGCAGTGGGACTACCCCCAGTGCGAGTCGCTGGGCCTGCTCAAGATGGACTTCCTGGGCCTGCGCAACCTCACGATCATGGACGACGCGGTCAAGATGGTGAAGGCCAACAAGGGCGTCGACCTGGAGATGCTCTCCGTACCGCTCGACGACCCCAAGACCTTCGAGCTGCTCTGCCGCGGCGACACCCTCGGCGTCTTCCAGTTCGACGGCGGCCCGATGCGTTCGCTGCTGCGGCTGATGAAGCCCGACAACTTCGAGGACATTTCCGCCGTCTCGGCGCTCTACCGTCCCGGCCCGATGGGCATGGACTCGCACACCAACTACGCGCTGCGCAAGAACGGCCTCCAGGAGATCACCCCGATCCACCCGGAGCTGGAGGAGCCCCTCAAGGAGGTCCTCGGCCTCACCTACGGCCTGATCGTCTACCAGGAGCAGGTGCAGAAGGCCGCCCAGATCATCGCCGGGTACTCCCTCGGCGAGGCCGACATCCTCCGCCGCGTCATGGGCAAGAAGAAGCCCGAGGAGCTGGCGAAGAACTTCGTGCTCTTCCAGGAGGGTGCCCGCAAGAACGGCTTCTCCGACCAGGCGATCCAGGCCCTGTGGGACGTCCTGGTCCCGTTCGCCGGCTACGCCTTCAACAAGGCGCACTCCTCCGCGTACGGCCTGGTCACCTACTGGACCGCCTACCTCAAGGCCAACTACCCGGCCGAGTACATGTCCGCGCTGCTGACCTCGGTGCGCGACGACAAGGACAAGTCGGCGGTCTACCTGAACGAATGCCGCCGCATGGGCATCAAGGTGCTGCCGCCGAACGTCAACGAGTCCGAGGCCAACTTCGCCGCCCAGGGTGACGACGTGATCCTCTTCGGCCTCACCGCGGTCCGCAACGTCGGCCAGAACGTCGTCGACTCGATCATCCGCAGCCGCAAGGCGAAGGGGAAGTACCTCTCCTTCCCGGACTACCTCGACAAGGTCGACGCGGTCGTCTGCAACAAGCGGACCACCGAATCCCTGATCAAGGCCGGCGCGTTCGACGAGATGGGCCACACCCGCAAGGGCCTGACGGCGCACTACGAACCGATGATCGACAACGTCGTCCAGGTCAAGCGCAAGGAGGCCGAGGGGCAGTTCGACCTCTTCGGCGGCATGGGCGACGACAGCGCGGACGAGGGCCCCGGCTTCGGTCTGGACGTGGAGTTCTCGGACATCGAGTGGGACAAGACCTACCTCCTCGCCCAGGAGCGCGAGATGCTCGGCCTCTACGTCTCCGACCATCCGCTCTTCGGCCTGGAACACGTACTGTCCGACAAGGCGGACGCCGCCATCGCCCAGCTGACCGGCGGCGACTACTCCGACGGTTCGATCGTCACCATCGGCGGCATCATCTCCGGCCTGCAGCGCAAGATGACCAAGCAGGGCAACGCCTGGGCGATCGCCACGGTCGAGGACCTGGCCGGCTCCATCGACTGCATGTTCTTTCCGGCGACCTACCAGCTGGTGTCCACCCAACTCGTCGAGGACACCGTGGTCTTCGTCAAGGGCCGCCTCGACAAGCGCGAGGACATCCCGCGGCTGGTGGCCATGGAGATGATGGTCCCCGACCTCTCGGAGGCCGGTGCCAACGCCCCCGTGACGATCACCATTCCGACGGTCAAGGTCACCCCGCCGATGGTCGAGAAGCTCGGCGAGGTGCTGAACAGCCACCGGGGCGCCACGGAGGTGCGGATCAAGCTGCAGGGGGCGCGCAAGACGACCGTGCTCCGACTGGACCGGCACCGGGTCACGCCCGACCCGTCGCTGTTCGGTGATCTGAAGGTGCTGCTCGGCCCGTCCTGCCTGGCGGGCTGA
- a CDS encoding thioredoxin domain-containing protein, whose product MSNRNNLANKTAARERIRAERERQKKKERLRRQLTAAGAVIGVLAVAGGIGYAVMKANEPTGWEAAKEAKLVTPAHTQGKNGTEILIGDKNAKQTLEVFEDVRCPACAAFEQSSGKALVKDIEDGRYRARFTMYTFIDDAQGGGEGSKNALSALGAALNVSPEAFLKYKSALYSAKYHPDEREDLYAKDSELLKVAADVPELKNDKAFTAAVKKGTYDRWAMEMTALFGRKGIKGTPSFMHGDKKLVMPQVPQQQMTQAQYNQLAQANFKKMIDKEFGPAKGSAGGDRGKGGSTGEGGAKGIREGEKDPSGAH is encoded by the coding sequence ATGAGCAACCGCAACAACCTGGCCAACAAGACCGCGGCCCGTGAACGCATCCGGGCCGAGCGGGAACGCCAGAAGAAGAAGGAGAGGCTGCGCCGCCAACTGACGGCGGCGGGCGCGGTGATCGGCGTCCTGGCGGTGGCCGGCGGCATCGGCTACGCCGTGATGAAGGCCAATGAGCCCACGGGCTGGGAGGCCGCCAAGGAGGCCAAGCTCGTCACGCCCGCGCACACCCAGGGCAAGAACGGCACCGAGATCCTGATAGGCGACAAGAACGCCAAGCAGACCCTGGAGGTCTTCGAGGACGTCCGCTGCCCGGCCTGTGCCGCCTTCGAGCAGAGCAGCGGCAAGGCCCTGGTCAAGGACATCGAGGACGGCCGGTACCGGGCCCGCTTCACCATGTACACCTTCATCGACGACGCCCAGGGCGGCGGCGAGGGCTCGAAGAACGCGCTGAGCGCGCTGGGCGCGGCGCTGAACGTCAGCCCCGAGGCGTTCTTGAAGTACAAGTCGGCGCTGTACTCGGCCAAGTACCACCCCGACGAGCGCGAGGACCTCTACGCCAAGGACTCCGAGCTGCTCAAGGTCGCCGCCGACGTGCCGGAGCTGAAGAACGACAAGGCGTTCACCGCGGCGGTCAAGAAGGGCACCTACGACCGCTGGGCGATGGAGATGACCGCGCTGTTCGGGCGCAAGGGCATCAAGGGCACACCGTCGTTCATGCACGGCGACAAGAAGCTGGTGATGCCGCAGGTGCCGCAGCAGCAGATGACGCAGGCGCAGTACAACCAGCTGGCCCAGGCCAACTTCAAGAAGATGATCGACAAGGAGTTCGGCCCGGCGAAGGGGTCGGCCGGCGGGGACCGGGGCAAGGGCGGCAGCACGGGCGAAGGTGGCGCGAAGGGCATCCGCGAGGGCGAAAAGGATCCCTCGGGCGCCCACTGA
- a CDS encoding NYN domain-containing protein produces MDRCVVLVDAGYLLGAAASLLAGEPARSRITVDHAALIQGLRQRAEADTERPLLRIYWFDGAPDRVPQPEHRRLRVMPRVTVRLGALTRSDGRWAQKGVDAAMHAELTELARNRACSDIVLVTGDGDLLPGLMSAKEHGVAVHLWAVQAADGDYNQSEDLVAEADERRVLDRTWITRAVRAKELGGPCAPPPVPRPEIAAILSAPLPESAVAAAAAAAAAATGPESVEHARERNGANGVSRPPAGTEGAPAADDEPGAVGSRGVPTPKDLAGLGRAHAAGQGAAGAGGSAPQAPAAGATLRWSSDKGWVERGGPVGEPSETAALPTLAQLTSAEQRWADREEDITAVSGDPFEVGQVFARRWTDRLSDTTHLQQLSTEYPRIPHRIDGELLRYAARFGLLAHKDDQIDEHDRYAIRAGFWREVDLRTAAEHAPAGD; encoded by the coding sequence GTGGATCGCTGTGTCGTCCTGGTGGACGCCGGGTATTTGCTCGGCGCCGCGGCGAGCCTGCTCGCCGGAGAGCCCGCCCGTTCCCGGATCACGGTGGATCACGCCGCCCTCATCCAGGGCCTGCGCCAGCGCGCCGAGGCGGACACCGAACGTCCGCTGCTGCGGATCTACTGGTTCGACGGCGCGCCCGACCGCGTCCCGCAGCCCGAGCACCGGCGACTGCGGGTGATGCCCCGGGTCACCGTCCGGCTGGGCGCCCTGACCCGCAGCGACGGACGCTGGGCGCAGAAGGGCGTGGACGCCGCGATGCACGCCGAGCTGACCGAACTCGCCCGTAACCGCGCCTGCTCCGACATCGTCCTGGTCACCGGCGACGGCGACCTCCTGCCCGGCCTGATGTCGGCGAAGGAACACGGCGTCGCGGTCCACCTGTGGGCCGTCCAGGCCGCGGACGGCGACTACAACCAGTCCGAGGACCTGGTCGCCGAGGCCGACGAGCGGCGGGTGCTGGACCGGACCTGGATCACCCGCGCGGTGCGCGCCAAGGAGCTCGGCGGCCCCTGCGCGCCGCCGCCGGTACCGCGCCCCGAGATCGCCGCGATCCTCTCCGCCCCGCTGCCCGAGTCCGCGGTCGCGGCGGCTGCCGCCGCGGCGGCAGCCGCCACCGGCCCGGAGTCCGTCGAGCACGCCCGGGAGCGCAACGGCGCCAACGGCGTCTCCCGGCCACCGGCCGGCACCGAGGGCGCACCGGCCGCCGACGACGAGCCCGGCGCAGTGGGCTCCAGGGGCGTCCCCACCCCCAAGGACCTGGCCGGGCTCGGCCGGGCCCACGCCGCGGGCCAGGGGGCCGCGGGTGCCGGCGGCTCCGCCCCGCAGGCACCGGCGGCCGGCGCCACCCTGCGCTGGTCGTCCGACAAGGGCTGGGTCGAGCGCGGCGGGCCGGTCGGCGAGCCCTCCGAGACCGCGGCCCTGCCCACCCTCGCCCAGCTCACCAGCGCCGAGCAGCGCTGGGCCGACCGCGAGGAGGACATCACCGCCGTCAGCGGCGACCCCTTCGAGGTCGGCCAGGTCTTCGCCCGCCGCTGGACCGACCGGCTCTCCGACACCACCCACCTCCAGCAGCTGTCGACGGAGTACCCGCGCATCCCGCACCGGATCGACGGTGAACTGCTGCGCTACGCCGCCCGGTTCGGCCTGCTGGCCCACAAGGACGATCAGATCGACGAGCACGACCGCTATGCGATCCGGGCCGGATTCTGGCGCGAGGTCGATCTGCGGACGGCCGCCGAGCACGCTCCGGCAGGCGACTGA
- a CDS encoding dienelactone hydrolase family protein — protein sequence MSVPASTESSTSGLSTIVLIHSVCGLRPAVHAAADRLRAAGHEVIVPDLFDGRTADSVPDGILIKDEIGKDELLKRAVMAVAPYSDRGLVYAGFSFGGSVAQNLALGDEKTRGLLLLHGTSDIAEGAVADDLPVQLHVADPDPYEPHDWLNAWYLQMRRAGADVEVFRYAGAGHLFTDPDLPDYDAEAAESAWKVALGFLAEL from the coding sequence ATGTCAGTGCCGGCCTCCACCGAGTCCTCGACCAGCGGACTTTCGACGATTGTCCTGATTCATTCGGTGTGCGGGCTGCGTCCCGCGGTGCACGCGGCGGCGGACCGGCTGCGCGCCGCGGGGCACGAGGTGATCGTCCCCGATCTGTTCGACGGCCGGACCGCCGACTCGGTCCCGGACGGCATTCTCATCAAGGACGAGATCGGCAAGGACGAGCTGCTCAAGCGCGCCGTCATGGCCGTCGCGCCCTACTCCGACCGCGGGCTGGTCTACGCCGGTTTCTCCTTCGGCGGCTCGGTCGCCCAGAACCTCGCCCTGGGCGACGAGAAGACCCGGGGGCTGCTCCTGCTGCACGGCACCTCCGACATCGCGGAGGGCGCCGTCGCCGACGACCTGCCGGTGCAGCTGCATGTCGCCGACCCCGACCCGTACGAGCCGCACGACTGGCTGAACGCCTGGTATCTCCAGATGCGCCGGGCCGGCGCGGACGTAGAGGTCTTCCGCTACGCCGGCGCCGGCCACCTCTTCACCGACCCCGATCTGCCCGATTACGACGCGGAGGCGGCGGAGAGCGCCTGGAAGGTGGCGCTGGGCTTCCTCGCCGAGCTGTGA
- a CDS encoding thioredoxin domain-containing protein encodes MSNRNNQANKQAARERLRAERERQAKKDRLRRQLIVGGAIVGVLAIAGGIGVAVSNMGGGSSAASGGSGDWAKAAKAPLVKPQNTSGKNGTTVVVGKKDAKNTLNLFEDPRCPGCAAFEQTVGATVEKDIEDGKYKASYHLGTFLDANLKGTGSKEALSALGAALNVSPDAFLKYKYALYSKEFHPDETGPDKFADDSYLIKVADTVPALKGNAAFQKAVKSGTYDRWALEMSDAFSAVKDVTSTPTIKLDDTVLGTDSPQGKVAPSSVAAFNSMVDKALKK; translated from the coding sequence ATGAGCAACCGCAACAACCAGGCCAACAAGCAGGCAGCCCGCGAGCGGCTGCGCGCCGAGCGTGAGCGGCAGGCGAAGAAGGACCGGCTCCGCCGGCAGCTGATCGTCGGCGGTGCCATCGTCGGCGTCCTGGCGATCGCCGGCGGTATCGGGGTGGCGGTCTCCAACATGGGCGGCGGCAGTTCCGCCGCCAGCGGGGGCAGCGGCGACTGGGCGAAGGCCGCGAAGGCCCCGCTGGTCAAGCCCCAGAACACCAGCGGCAAGAACGGCACCACGGTCGTCGTCGGCAAGAAGGACGCCAAGAACACCCTGAACCTCTTCGAGGACCCGCGCTGCCCCGGCTGCGCGGCCTTCGAGCAGACCGTCGGCGCCACCGTCGAGAAGGACATCGAGGACGGCAAGTACAAGGCGTCCTACCACCTGGGCACGTTCCTCGACGCCAACCTCAAGGGCACCGGCTCCAAGGAGGCGCTGAGCGCACTGGGCGCGGCCCTGAACGTCAGCCCGGACGCCTTCTTGAAGTACAAGTACGCGCTGTACTCGAAGGAGTTCCACCCGGACGAGACCGGCCCGGACAAGTTCGCCGACGACAGCTACCTGATCAAGGTCGCCGACACCGTCCCGGCCCTCAAGGGCAACGCGGCCTTCCAGAAGGCCGTCAAGTCGGGCACGTACGACCGGTGGGCGCTGGAGATGTCCGACGCCTTCAGCGCGGTCAAGGACGTCACCAGCACGCCGACGATCAAGCTCGACGACACGGTGCTGGGCACGGACAGCCCGCAGGGCAAGGTGGCGCCGTCCAGCGTGGCCGCCTTCAACTCCATGGTGGACAAGGCCCTGAAGAAGTGA
- a CDS encoding DUF2252 domain-containing protein: protein MPSQHAPAQDAEQRGEEILAVFDTAFGELLAADPAAFRVKFRKMAASAFAFYRGTACLFYRDLEAAQEDGGKDSGPYLDERTGRVWIHGDLHAENFGTYMDSTGRLIFNVNDFDEAYVGPFTWDLKRFAASVALIGYAKALSDKQITDLVRTYAAAYRERIHALAPGTKSSDRDELPPFTLDTAEGPLLGALRDARSLTRFGLLDSMTEIRDFERRFSAGGGSVELDAATRYKVLAAFDGYLETLPESSLDRPDSYRVKDVVGRRGIGIGSAGLPSYNILLEGNSDALENDVVIYMKQAQTPAVSRHITDPAVRGYFQHEGHRTVISQRALQDHADPWLGWTELDGAGQLVAEISPYAVDLDWSDIDDPEEIAAVVADLGRATATMHAAADDESGHSLVPFSTERAIDAAIAADEEGFASLLVDFAHSYGARARADHQIFVDLFRNGRIPGL, encoded by the coding sequence ATGCCGTCCCAGCACGCCCCGGCGCAGGACGCCGAGCAGCGCGGCGAGGAAATCCTCGCCGTTTTCGACACCGCCTTCGGGGAGCTGCTCGCCGCCGACCCCGCGGCCTTCCGCGTGAAATTCCGGAAGATGGCCGCCTCCGCCTTCGCCTTCTACCGGGGCACGGCCTGTCTGTTCTACCGGGACCTGGAGGCCGCGCAGGAGGACGGCGGCAAGGACAGCGGCCCGTATCTGGACGAACGGACCGGCCGGGTGTGGATCCACGGCGATCTGCACGCCGAGAACTTCGGCACGTACATGGACTCCACGGGCCGGCTGATCTTCAACGTCAACGACTTCGACGAGGCGTACGTCGGGCCGTTCACCTGGGACCTCAAGCGGTTCGCCGCCTCGGTCGCGCTGATCGGCTACGCCAAGGCGCTCAGCGACAAGCAGATCACCGACCTGGTGCGCACCTACGCCGCCGCCTACCGGGAGCGCATCCACGCACTGGCCCCGGGGACCAAGAGCTCCGACCGGGACGAGCTGCCGCCCTTCACCCTGGACACCGCCGAGGGACCGCTGCTGGGCGCGCTGCGCGACGCCCGCTCGCTGACCCGGTTCGGGCTGCTGGACTCGATGACGGAGATCCGCGACTTCGAGCGCCGCTTCTCGGCGGGCGGCGGCAGCGTCGAGCTGGACGCCGCGACCCGTTACAAGGTCCTCGCCGCCTTCGACGGCTACCTGGAGACGCTGCCGGAGTCGAGCCTGGACCGCCCGGACTCCTACCGCGTCAAGGACGTGGTCGGCCGCCGCGGCATCGGCATCGGCTCGGCCGGTCTGCCCTCGTACAACATCCTGCTCGAGGGCAACAGCGACGCCCTGGAGAACGACGTCGTGATCTACATGAAGCAGGCGCAGACCCCGGCCGTCTCCCGGCACATCACCGACCCCGCGGTCCGCGGCTACTTCCAGCACGAGGGCCACCGCACGGTGATCTCGCAGCGCGCCCTGCAGGACCACGCCGACCCGTGGCTGGGCTGGACCGAACTCGACGGCGCGGGCCAGCTGGTCGCCGAGATCTCGCCGTACGCCGTGGACCTGGACTGGTCGGACATCGACGACCCGGAGGAGATCGCGGCCGTGGTCGCCGACCTGGGCCGGGCCACCGCGACCATGCACGCCGCCGCGGACGACGAGAGCGGCCACTCGCTGGTGCCGTTCTCGACGGAGCGGGCCATCGACGCGGCCATCGCGGCCGACGAGGAGGGCTTCGCGTCCCTGCTGGTGGACTTCGCGCACTCCTACGGCGCCCGCGCCCGCGCCGACCACCAGATCTTCGTGGACCTCTTCCGCAACGGCCGGATCCCGGGCCTGTAG
- a CDS encoding alkaline phosphatase D family protein encodes MTDHDQISRRTAVTAVAATAALLPFAGAATAHAQGAADQGSFFQHGVASGDPLPDGVLLWTRVTPTPAATPGSGRGPATKVSWQVATDKGFASLVARGTLTTSAASDHTVKADVRGLRPATHYYYRFTVDGQHSPVGRTRTAPAHDTAAGNIRFGVVSCANWESGYFSPYRHLAARTELDAVLHVGDYLYEYKSGEYPDFKYVVRPHSPAHELLTLADYRIRHGVHKTDPDALAMHATHPVIAIWDDHEFADNAWKGGAVNHTADTEGPWSARMAAAKQAYFEWMPVRPSIAGTTYRRLRFGTLADLHLLDLRSFRDAQAKPGSGEVDDPNRTITGRAQLDWLKSGLERSDTAWRLVGTSVMISQVAFGAVPAKLLGPLAEILGIPKEGLAINTDQWDGYTDDRRELLSHLSDRGIDNTVFLTGDIHMAWANDVPLQAATYPANRAVATEFVVTSVTSDNVDDFLHVAPHTLSLAGVAAIKAANRHVKWLDMDSHGYGVLDVTAERTQMDYFGISDKTDPNATSTLLRSYRTRSGTQQVERAEQPLV; translated from the coding sequence GTGACCGATCATGACCAGATCTCGCGCCGCACAGCCGTCACGGCCGTAGCCGCCACCGCCGCACTTCTGCCGTTCGCCGGCGCCGCCACCGCACACGCCCAAGGGGCCGCGGACCAGGGCTCGTTCTTCCAGCACGGAGTCGCCTCCGGGGACCCGCTCCCCGACGGCGTCCTGCTGTGGACCCGGGTCACGCCGACCCCGGCGGCGACCCCCGGCTCCGGCCGCGGACCGGCGACCAAGGTGAGCTGGCAGGTGGCGACCGACAAGGGCTTCGCGTCCCTCGTCGCACGGGGAACCCTGACCACCTCCGCCGCCTCCGACCACACCGTCAAGGCGGACGTCCGCGGCCTGCGCCCGGCCACCCACTACTACTACCGCTTCACCGTCGACGGGCAGCACTCCCCCGTCGGCCGGACCCGTACCGCCCCCGCCCACGACACCGCGGCGGGCAACATCCGCTTCGGCGTGGTCTCCTGCGCCAACTGGGAGTCCGGCTACTTCTCCCCCTACCGGCACCTGGCCGCCCGCACCGAACTGGACGCGGTGCTGCACGTCGGCGACTACCTCTACGAGTACAAGTCCGGCGAGTACCCGGACTTCAAGTACGTCGTCCGCCCGCACTCCCCCGCCCATGAGCTGCTGACGCTCGCCGACTACCGCATCCGGCACGGCGTCCACAAGACCGACCCGGACGCGCTGGCCATGCACGCCACGCACCCGGTCATCGCCATCTGGGACGACCACGAGTTCGCCGACAACGCCTGGAAGGGCGGTGCGGTCAACCACACGGCGGACACCGAGGGCCCCTGGTCCGCGCGGATGGCCGCCGCGAAGCAGGCCTACTTCGAGTGGATGCCGGTGCGCCCCTCGATCGCCGGCACCACCTACCGCAGGCTGCGCTTCGGCACCCTCGCCGATCTGCATCTGCTGGATCTGCGCTCGTTCCGCGACGCCCAGGCCAAGCCGGGCAGCGGTGAGGTCGACGACCCGAACCGTACGATCACCGGCCGCGCCCAACTGGACTGGCTCAAGTCCGGACTCGAGCGCTCGGACACCGCCTGGCGGCTGGTCGGCACCTCGGTGATGATCTCGCAGGTCGCCTTCGGCGCCGTCCCCGCGAAGCTGCTCGGACCGCTCGCCGAGATCCTCGGGATACCCAAGGAGGGCCTCGCGATCAACACCGACCAGTGGGACGGCTACACCGACGACCGGCGCGAGCTGCTGAGCCACCTCAGCGACCGCGGTATCGACAACACCGTGTTCCTGACCGGCGACATCCACATGGCCTGGGCCAACGACGTACCGCTCCAGGCCGCGACCTACCCCGCCAACCGGGCGGTGGCGACGGAGTTCGTGGTCACCTCCGTCACCTCCGACAACGTGGACGACTTCCTGCACGTCGCCCCGCACACCCTCTCCCTGGCCGGGGTCGCCGCCATCAAGGCCGCCAACCGGCATGTGAAGTGGCTGGACATGGACTCGCACGGCTACGGGGTCCTGGACGTCACCGCCGAGCGGACACAGATGGACTATTTCGGCATCTCCGACAAGACGGATCCGAACGCCACCAGCACCCTGCTGCGCTCGTACCGGACCCGGTCCGGCACCCAGCAGGTGGAGCGCGCGGAACAGCCGCTCGTCTAG